A genomic stretch from Schistosoma haematobium chromosome 4, whole genome shotgun sequence includes:
- the RIOK2_1 gene encoding Serine/threonine-protein kinase RIO2, variant 2 (EggNog:ENOG410V94R~COG:T~BUSCO:EOG091G06ON), whose product MGLKNHEVVPPELALKISHLRRSCIGFSHLVQEQLILNRLVAYETDNKHSMKGYRLTNLGYDYLALNQFFKSEQLESLGTMIGAGKESDVYIAAAGARCGRSSDGSEGLLFDFPNEGDSVVVKFHRLGRTSFRKVKEKRDYHQHRSSCSWLYLDRLASRREFVMMQSLRSNGIAVPIPYTHNRNAVVMSYIADSLPLYRILPSILNSNESAFARSLYYQAKNILERIASLGLVHGDLNEFNLMVSDLDPKENTEISNPKLVLIDFPQMISRDHKLANT is encoded by the exons ATGGGACTAAAAAATCACGAAGTCGTGCCTCCAGAGTTAGCACTTAAAATTTCTCACCTTAGACGAAGTTGTATCGGCTTCAGCCATCTAGTTCAAGAACAGTTAATACTAAATAGGTTGGTAGCCTACGAAACTGATAACAAACATT CGATGAAAGGATATCGTCTTACCAACCTGGGCTACGACTACCTTGCTCTTAATCAATTTTTCAAATCAGAGCAATTGGAAAGTCTAGGAACAATGATTGGAGCTGGAAAAGAGTCTGATGTCTACATTGCTGCTGCTGGTGCGCGATGTGGGCGTTCGTCAGATGGCTCAGAAGGCCTTTTGTTTGATTTCCCAAACGAAGGAGATTCAGTCGTTGTTAAATTTCACAGACTTGGGAGAACGTCTTTCagaaaagtaaaagaaaaacGAGATTATCATCAACACAGAAGTAGTTGCTCTTGGTTGTATTTGGATCGTCTAGCATCTAGACGCGAGTTCGTTATGATGCAG AGCCTTCGGAGTAATGGTATCGCTGTTCCTATCCCTTACACCCACAACCGAAATGCTGTCGTCATGTCATATATTGCTGATAGCCTGCCACTTTACAGAATACTTCCGAGTATTTTGAATTCCAATGAGTCTGCTTTTGCACGGTCACTTTACTACCAAGCCAAAAACATATTGGAAAGAATTGCTTCTCTTGGTCTTGTTCATGGTGATCTTAATGAGTTTAATCTGATGGTTTCCGATTTGGACCCTAAAGAAAATACGGAGATTAGTAATCCCAAGCTGGTTCTTATTGACTTCCCTCAAATGATCAGTCGTGACCACAAACTAGCTAACACGTGA
- the RIOK2_1 gene encoding Serine/threonine-protein kinase RIO2 (EggNog:ENOG410V94R~COG:T~BUSCO:EOG091G06ON): protein MMTMILSETNCYDIQAVNVMLICLHIFNYVTMILAFLKVNDVFFFPAMKGYRLTNLGYDYLALNQFFKSEQLESLGTMIGAGKESDVYIAAAGARCGRSSDGSEGLLFDFPNEGDSVVVKFHRLGRTSFRKVKEKRDYHQHRSSCSWLYLDRLASRREFVMMQSLRSNGIAVPIPYTHNRNAVVMSYIADSLPLYRILPSILNSNESAFARSLYYQAKNILERIASLGLVHGDLNEFNLMVSDLDPKENTEISNPKLVLIDFPQMISRDHKLANT from the exons ATGATGACCATGATCTTATCTGAAACTAACTGTTATGATATACAAGCAGTTAACGTAATGCTAATTTGCTTGCATATCTTTAACTATGTTACTATGATATTGGCGTTCCTGAAGGTTAATGACGTGTTTTTTTTTCCAGCGATGAAAGGATATCGTCTTACCAACCTGGGCTACGACTACCTTGCTCTTAATCAATTTTTCAAATCAGAGCAATTGGAAAGTCTAGGAACAATGATTGGAGCTGGAAAAGAGTCTGATGTCTACATTGCTGCTGCTGGTGCGCGATGTGGGCGTTCGTCAGATGGCTCAGAAGGCCTTTTGTTTGATTTCCCAAACGAAGGAGATTCAGTCGTTGTTAAATTTCACAGACTTGGGAGAACGTCTTTCagaaaagtaaaagaaaaacGAGATTATCATCAACACAGAAGTAGTTGCTCTTGGTTGTATTTGGATCGTCTAGCATCTAGACGCGAGTTCGTTATGATGCAG AGCCTTCGGAGTAATGGTATCGCTGTTCCTATCCCTTACACCCACAACCGAAATGCTGTCGTCATGTCATATATTGCTGATAGCCTGCCACTTTACAGAATACTTCCGAGTATTTTGAATTCCAATGAGTCTGCTTTTGCACGGTCACTTTACTACCAAGCCAAAAACATATTGGAAAGAATTGCTTCTCTTGGTCTTGTTCATGGTGATCTTAATGAGTTTAATCTGATGGTTTCCGATTTGGACCCTAAAGAAAATACGGAGATTAGTAATCCCAAGCTGGTTCTTATTGACTTCCCTCAAATGATCAGTCGTGACCACAAACTAGCTAACACGTGA